The Ahaetulla prasina isolate Xishuangbanna chromosome 3, ASM2864084v1, whole genome shotgun sequence genome window below encodes:
- the PSMG4 gene encoding proteasome assembly chaperone 4 translates to MEEAQEPARGDATERVSAPAPPAEEGGISLHNFSWRLAEHLVNFHAMRLQDSLFLWVGDRPELSNLAVAMCTPRDSIPASALLFGNASDNTSNCLAQRLASKTKKQIFVSYNVQNTDNGFILLVENRIKEEMAAFPDKF, encoded by the exons ATGGAGGAAGCGCAGGAGCCGGCAAGAGGAGACGCCACCGAGCGGGTCTCGGCTCCCGCCCCGCCGGCCGAGGAAGGGGGAATCTCGCTGCACAATTTCTCCTGGCGTTTAGCGGAGCACCTGGTGAACTTCCACGCCATGCGCCTGCAGGACTCGCTCTTCCTTTGGGTCGGGGACCGCCCGGAGCTCAGCAACTTGGCCGTGGCCATGTGCACCCCCCGC gacTCCATTCCAGCATCTGCCTTACTTTTTGGCAATGCTTCCGATAATACCTCAAATTGTTTAGCTCAAAGACTAG CCAGCAAGACTAAAAAACAGATTTTTGTCAGCTACAACGTTCAGAATACTGACAACGGCTTCATACTACTTGTGGAAAATCGTATCAAGGAGGAAATGGCAGCTTTCCCAGACAAATTTTAG